In the genome of Streptomyces collinus, one region contains:
- a CDS encoding aldo/keto reductase has translation MEQRHLGRTGLRVSRIGLGTLTWGRGTDEHDAADLMKTFWEAGGTLVDTADVYGDGDAEYLLGRLMDGLVPRRDLVISTKAGSIPDPERRFDGSRGHLLSALDGSLSRLGTDYVDLWHVHAFDPDTPLEETLQALDLAVSSGRARYAAVSNFCGWQLASAATWQLAAPGTRTRLAGTQLEYSLLQRGVEREVLPAALELGIGLLPSSPLGRGVLTGKYRGDTMPPDSRGASEHLAPFVAPYLDDTAGRIVDAVATAADGLAVTPLQVALAWVRDRPGVAAPIVGARNAQQLTAALSVETLSLPDEICRALDDVSAPVHRYPDHDWSTL, from the coding sequence GCATCTCGGTCGCACCGGCCTTCGTGTGTCCCGGATCGGGCTCGGCACCCTGACCTGGGGGCGGGGCACCGACGAGCACGACGCCGCGGACCTCATGAAGACGTTCTGGGAAGCGGGCGGAACCCTCGTCGACACCGCGGACGTGTACGGCGACGGGGACGCCGAGTACCTGCTCGGCAGGCTCATGGACGGCCTGGTGCCCCGCCGTGACCTGGTCATCTCGACCAAGGCCGGCAGCATCCCGGACCCCGAGCGCCGCTTCGACGGCTCCCGAGGCCATCTGCTCTCCGCACTGGACGGTTCGCTCTCCCGGCTCGGCACGGACTACGTCGACCTGTGGCACGTGCACGCGTTCGACCCGGACACCCCGCTGGAGGAGACCCTCCAGGCTCTCGACCTCGCGGTCTCCAGCGGGCGGGCCCGCTATGCCGCCGTCTCCAACTTCTGCGGCTGGCAGCTGGCCAGTGCCGCGACCTGGCAGCTGGCCGCCCCCGGAACCCGGACCCGGCTGGCCGGTACGCAGCTGGAGTACTCCCTGCTGCAGCGCGGTGTCGAGCGCGAGGTGCTGCCGGCCGCGCTGGAACTGGGCATAGGCCTGCTGCCGTCCTCGCCGCTGGGGCGCGGGGTACTGACGGGGAAGTACCGCGGCGACACGATGCCGCCGGACTCGCGCGGCGCCTCCGAGCACCTCGCGCCGTTCGTCGCGCCGTACCTCGACGACACGGCCGGCCGCATCGTGGACGCCGTGGCGACCGCGGCCGACGGGCTCGCGGTGACGCCGCTCCAGGTGGCCCTGGCGTGGGTCCGCGACCGGCCCGGGGTGGCGGCGCCGATCGTCGGCGCGCGCAACGCGCAGCAGCTCACGGCGGCATTGTCAGTGGAGACCCTTAGTCTTCCTGACGAGATCTGCCGGGCGCTCGACGATGTGTCGGCGCCTGTGCACCGCTATCCCGATCACGACTGGAGCACGCTGTGA
- a CDS encoding helix-hairpin-helix domain-containing protein: MSTEPETTEDAEPGLPGAENTSAGGTGAGGGEIRDGETGGGETGAGRPASEEEAPADTGQAADLENAPADTRQAASAEGDPAGPRQAAGPENAPAAETGQAASEEGSPASTGQAADAEGGDAGTPQVSEAEAELRAQQAERERIEQRKAEKKAPIASGTKLSGKAADLLAAVRAVESGEKPSATVFEEPRPAPRRSAPEPERRPRPVAPEPVSAPAGPAPEAVEAVRQVLGEGGAPEVLAPQAAAVLGESADEQLRADPWQLLRIAGVRPEQADGFARALLGAECGPDDERRGRAVTGWLLEQAALAGHTVLEMPALLAALAQRGVPEPDSAVQGAIAEGEVLVFQDALEGEAGAPAPAGGEGAEEDEERPVRVLVGLERYAMAEESLADGLARLVNSAPKQDGSAEEWERAAAAAQGSAAELIRAVAGQGLVLHTGGEASLAEPAALLTAARSLGLRGWAATHGPIGRNRFAALLRRSGQAAEAPGQAEEAPADSPVATVSGLLAGLEGPGRDTEGALDLDLLVVLDAPQLDVETAALLTESLPDGARLVLAGDPAVLWSAGPGRVLADLLAARICPQVASRRPDPGPLGELVSGIGIGELNQVEAPGKEVVIVPVRDAGEAVHRTVQLVADSVPRAIGVPAEETQVITPGHGGAVGTRALNAALKERLNPGPGRFGGFDPGDRIVHSPAPGRALPGRVVTADAEGLHLSCEGEPVVVPRERVEQSVRHGWALTAHQAVGSRWPAVVVVLPGDAAQALSRPWVYTAFGRADRHLSVVHGVEQALPRAVAEVPAKPRTTRLPVLLGPQISGT; the protein is encoded by the coding sequence GTGAGCACGGAGCCCGAGACCACGGAGGACGCCGAGCCGGGGCTGCCGGGCGCCGAGAACACATCGGCCGGTGGGACCGGGGCCGGGGGTGGTGAGATCAGGGATGGTGAGACCGGGGGTGGTGAGACCGGCGCCGGGCGACCGGCCTCGGAGGAGGAAGCCCCAGCCGACACGGGGCAGGCGGCCGACCTGGAGAACGCCCCGGCCGACACCCGGCAGGCGGCCTCGGCGGAGGGAGACCCAGCCGGCCCCAGGCAGGCGGCAGGCCCGGAGAACGCCCCGGCGGCCGAAACCGGACAGGCGGCCTCGGAGGAGGGGTCCCCGGCCAGCACCGGACAGGCCGCCGACGCCGAGGGCGGTGACGCCGGAACCCCGCAGGTGTCCGAGGCCGAGGCCGAGTTGCGGGCCCAGCAGGCCGAGCGGGAGCGCATCGAGCAGCGCAAGGCCGAGAAGAAGGCGCCGATCGCGAGCGGCACCAAGCTGAGCGGAAAGGCCGCCGATCTGCTGGCGGCCGTACGGGCCGTCGAGAGCGGCGAGAAGCCCTCGGCGACGGTGTTCGAAGAGCCTCGCCCCGCTCCCCGCCGCTCCGCCCCCGAGCCGGAGCGGCGACCGCGGCCGGTGGCGCCCGAGCCCGTCTCGGCGCCGGCCGGCCCCGCCCCGGAGGCGGTCGAGGCCGTGCGGCAGGTGCTCGGTGAGGGCGGTGCGCCGGAGGTGCTCGCGCCGCAGGCCGCCGCGGTTCTCGGCGAGAGCGCGGACGAACAGCTGCGCGCCGACCCCTGGCAGTTGCTGCGGATCGCCGGTGTGCGGCCCGAGCAGGCCGACGGTTTCGCCCGGGCCCTGCTCGGAGCCGAGTGCGGCCCGGACGACGAGCGGCGGGGCCGGGCCGTCACCGGCTGGCTCCTGGAGCAGGCGGCGCTGGCCGGTCACACCGTCCTGGAGATGCCCGCACTCCTCGCGGCCCTCGCCCAGCGGGGCGTGCCGGAGCCCGACAGCGCCGTGCAGGGCGCGATCGCGGAGGGTGAGGTCCTGGTCTTCCAGGACGCCCTGGAAGGCGAGGCCGGTGCCCCTGCCCCGGCGGGCGGGGAAGGCGCGGAGGAGGACGAGGAGCGTCCGGTCCGTGTCCTGGTCGGGCTGGAGCGGTACGCGATGGCGGAGGAGAGCCTGGCCGACGGGCTGGCCCGGCTGGTCAACTCGGCGCCCAAGCAGGACGGTTCGGCCGAGGAGTGGGAGCGGGCCGCCGCCGCGGCCCAGGGCTCGGCTGCGGAGCTGATCCGCGCGGTCGCCGGACAGGGCCTGGTGCTGCACACCGGCGGGGAGGCGTCCCTGGCCGAGCCCGCGGCCCTGCTGACCGCCGCGCGCTCGCTCGGCCTGCGGGGCTGGGCGGCCACGCACGGCCCGATCGGCCGCAACCGTTTCGCGGCTCTGTTGCGGCGGTCCGGCCAGGCTGCGGAGGCCCCGGGACAGGCCGAAGAGGCACCCGCCGACTCCCCCGTCGCCACCGTCTCCGGGCTGCTCGCCGGCCTCGAAGGGCCCGGCCGGGACACGGAGGGGGCCCTCGATCTCGATCTGCTGGTCGTGCTCGACGCGCCCCAGCTGGATGTCGAGACGGCGGCTCTGCTGACCGAGTCGCTGCCGGACGGGGCGCGGCTGGTGCTGGCCGGCGATCCGGCGGTGCTGTGGTCCGCTGGGCCGGGGCGGGTGCTCGCGGATCTGCTCGCGGCGCGGATCTGCCCCCAAGTGGCCTCGCGCCGGCCGGATCCGGGGCCGTTGGGCGAGTTGGTCTCCGGTATCGGCATCGGCGAGCTGAACCAGGTCGAGGCGCCCGGCAAGGAGGTCGTGATCGTGCCGGTGCGGGACGCGGGCGAGGCAGTGCACCGGACGGTGCAGCTCGTCGCGGACTCGGTGCCGCGCGCGATCGGGGTACCGGCCGAGGAGACCCAGGTGATCACCCCCGGGCACGGCGGGGCCGTCGGGACGCGTGCGCTCAACGCGGCGCTGAAGGAACGGCTCAATCCGGGCCCGGGCCGCTTCGGCGGCTTCGACCCCGGTGACCGGATCGTCCACTCCCCCGCCCCGGGGCGTGCGCTGCCGGGCCGTGTGGTGACGGCGGACGCCGAGGGGCTGCATCTGTCGTGCGAGGGCGAGCCCGTCGTCGTACCGAGGGAGCGGGTGGAGCAGTCCGTGCGGCACGGGTGGGCGCTGACCGCGCACCAGGCTGTGGGGAGCCGGTGGCCCGCGGTGGTCGTGGTGCTGCCCGGTGATGCGGCGCAGGCTCTCAGCCGGCCGTGGGTGTACACGGCGTTCGGGCGGGCCGACCGTCATCTGTCCGTGGTGCACGGGGTGGAGCAGGCGCTTCCCCGGGCCGTGGCCGAGGTTCCGGCGAAGCCGCGGACGACGCGGCTGCCGGTGCTGCTCGGGCCGCAGATCAGCGGCACGTGA
- a CDS encoding DUF5703 family protein gives MPEYEFVDVYVPRGVSRKETARLLTDHAEYGHWELYRLSLLRDGSRKVRLRRRIIRQVRATW, from the coding sequence ATGCCGGAATACGAATTTGTCGACGTGTACGTACCTCGCGGGGTCTCCCGCAAGGAAACGGCACGTCTGCTGACGGACCACGCGGAGTACGGACACTGGGAGTTGTACCGTCTGAGCCTGCTGCGCGACGGCAGCCGCAAGGTGCGGTTGCGCCGGCGGATCATCCGCCAGGTGCGGGCCACGTGGTGA
- a CDS encoding chaplin, with protein MRQVTRKGLMTVAAATGVIAAAGGSAHADSGAQGSASGSPGVLSGNSVQAPVHVPVNVCGNTVNVVGVLNPSVGNSCANQGGGPSSGGYGEHGGKGGSQASGHATDSPGVGSGNNVQVPVHVPVNVCGNSVDVIGVGNPSTGNDCSNGGGGQHGTPPGGQEPGQPGNPGNPGDPGNPGNPGEPGNPGDPGNPGNPGNPGNPGEPGTPGNPGDPGTPGTPPSTDGETPGGSSHGNKPGAQFVTQPEGESQLASTGSDLPLGFALPAGAGALLAGVILYRKARASA; from the coding sequence ATGCGACAGGTCACCCGCAAGGGTCTGATGACCGTGGCGGCCGCGACAGGCGTGATCGCCGCCGCGGGCGGTTCCGCTCACGCCGACTCGGGCGCCCAGGGCTCGGCGTCGGGCTCGCCCGGCGTGCTGTCCGGAAACTCGGTGCAGGCGCCGGTGCACGTACCGGTCAACGTGTGCGGGAACACGGTCAACGTCGTCGGCGTGCTCAACCCGTCGGTGGGCAACTCGTGCGCCAACCAGGGCGGTGGACCGTCGTCGGGGGGATACGGCGAACACGGCGGCAAGGGCGGCTCCCAGGCGAGCGGGCACGCCACCGACTCACCCGGCGTCGGCTCGGGCAACAACGTCCAGGTGCCGGTCCACGTGCCGGTGAACGTCTGCGGCAACAGCGTCGACGTCATCGGCGTCGGCAACCCCAGCACGGGCAACGACTGCTCCAACGGCGGCGGCGGACAGCACGGCACCCCGCCGGGCGGCCAGGAGCCGGGCCAGCCGGGGAACCCCGGCAACCCCGGCGACCCGGGGAACCCTGGCAATCCGGGTGAGCCCGGCAACCCCGGTGACCCGGGGAACCCTGGCAATCCGGGGAATCCCGGCAATCCGGGTGAGCCCGGTACCCCGGGCAACCCTGGTGACCCCGGCACTCCGGGCACCCCGCCCTCCACCGATGGCGAGACCCCGGGCGGCTCCTCGCACGGCAACAAGCCGGGCGCCCAGTTCGTCACCCAGCCCGAGGGCGAATCCCAGCTCGCCAGCACCGGCAGCGACCTGCCGCTCGGCTTCGCCCTCCCGGCCGGCGCGGGCGCGCTGCTCGCGGGCGTGATCCTCTACCGCAAGGCGCGCGCCTCCGCCTGA
- the chpH gene encoding chaplin ChpH gives MIKKVVAAAAATGGLVLASAGMAVADSGAQGVAAHSPGVLSGNVVQVPVHVPVNVCGNTVSVIGLLNPAFGNTCINK, from the coding sequence ATGATCAAGAAGGTCGTCGCTGCTGCGGCTGCCACCGGTGGGCTGGTTCTCGCGAGCGCGGGCATGGCCGTCGCCGACTCGGGTGCTCAGGGCGTCGCCGCGCACTCCCCGGGAGTCCTGTCCGGCAACGTTGTCCAGGTGCCCGTTCACGTCCCGGTGAACGTCTGCGGCAACACGGTCTCCGTGATCGGGCTGCTGAACCCCGCCTTCGGCAACACCTGCATCAACAAGTGA
- a CDS encoding M20/M25/M40 family metallo-hydrolase, which yields MSETDTARSVTGEDEVVDLCRELIQIDTSNYGDHSGPGERKAAEYVAEKLAEVGLEPQIFESHPGRASTVARIEGEDPSRPALLIHGHTDVVPANADDWTHHPFSGEVADGCVWGRGAVDMKDMDAMTLAVVRDRLRSGRKPPRDIVLAFLADEEAGGTYGAKHLVRNHPDLFEGVTEAISEVGGFSFTVSEQRRLYMIQTAEKGMHWMKLTVAGTAGHGSMIHRDNAITELSEAVARLGRHKFPVRVTKTTRAFLDELGDALGTELDPEDMESTLVRLGGIAKFIGATLSNTANPTQLGAGYKVNVIPGEATAHVDGRFLPGHEEEFLADLDRILGPNVRREDVHADKAVETTFDGALVGAMQSALLAEDPTAKAIPYMLSGGTDAKSFDDLGIRGFGFVPLKLPPELDFAGMFHGVDERVPVEGLQFGVRVLDRFIDLS from the coding sequence GTGAGCGAGACGGACACGGCCAGGAGCGTCACCGGCGAGGACGAGGTCGTGGACCTCTGCCGCGAGCTGATCCAGATCGACACCAGCAACTACGGCGACCACTCGGGTCCGGGCGAGCGCAAGGCGGCGGAGTACGTCGCCGAGAAGCTCGCCGAGGTCGGGCTCGAACCGCAGATCTTCGAGTCCCACCCGGGCCGCGCTTCCACGGTCGCCCGGATCGAGGGCGAGGACCCCTCCCGGCCCGCGCTCCTCATCCACGGCCACACCGACGTCGTACCGGCCAACGCGGACGACTGGACCCACCACCCCTTCTCCGGCGAGGTCGCCGACGGCTGCGTCTGGGGCCGCGGGGCCGTCGACATGAAGGATATGGACGCGATGACCCTCGCGGTCGTCCGCGACCGGCTGCGCAGCGGGCGCAAGCCCCCGCGCGACATCGTCCTCGCGTTCCTCGCGGACGAGGAGGCCGGCGGCACCTACGGCGCCAAGCACCTCGTGCGCAACCACCCGGACCTGTTCGAGGGCGTCACCGAGGCGATCAGCGAGGTGGGCGGGTTCTCGTTCACCGTCAGCGAGCAGCGGCGGCTCTACATGATCCAGACGGCCGAGAAGGGCATGCACTGGATGAAGCTCACCGTGGCCGGCACCGCCGGGCACGGATCGATGATCCACCGGGACAACGCGATCACCGAGCTGTCGGAGGCCGTCGCGCGGCTCGGGCGGCACAAGTTCCCGGTGCGGGTCACCAAGACCACCCGCGCCTTCCTCGACGAGCTCGGCGACGCCCTCGGCACCGAACTCGACCCGGAGGACATGGAGTCGACCCTCGTCAGGCTCGGCGGCATCGCCAAGTTCATCGGCGCGACCCTGAGCAACACGGCCAACCCGACGCAGCTCGGCGCCGGTTACAAGGTCAACGTCATCCCCGGCGAGGCGACCGCCCACGTCGACGGGCGGTTCCTGCCCGGACACGAGGAGGAGTTCCTCGCCGACCTCGACCGGATCCTCGGCCCGAACGTGCGCCGTGAGGACGTCCACGCCGACAAGGCCGTCGAGACCACCTTCGACGGGGCGCTCGTGGGGGCGATGCAGTCCGCGCTGCTCGCCGAGGACCCGACCGCCAAGGCGATCCCCTACATGCTCTCCGGCGGAACGGACGCGAAGTCCTTCGACGACCTGGGCATCCGGGGCTTCGGCTTCGTGCCGCTGAAGCTGCCGCCGGAGCTGGACTTCGCCGGCATGTTCCACGGCGTGGACGAGCGGGTGCCGGTGGAGGGCCTGCAGTTCGGCGTGCGGGTGCTCGACCGCTTCATCGACCTGTCCTGA
- a CDS encoding YchJ family protein yields the protein MTRRSCPCGLPQPYEACCGRYHSGAAAAPTAEALMRSRYCAFVKGDAGYLLRTWHPRTRPGTLELDPGMRWTGLEILGTGGGSAFHSAGTVEFRASYRGGSLHERSSFERVDGAWVYVDGEFPA from the coding sequence ATGACCAGGCGTTCCTGCCCCTGCGGGCTCCCTCAGCCCTACGAGGCGTGCTGCGGCCGCTATCACTCCGGAGCCGCCGCCGCGCCGACCGCCGAGGCGCTGATGCGGTCGCGGTACTGCGCCTTCGTGAAGGGGGACGCCGGGTATCTGCTGCGGACCTGGCATCCGCGGACACGGCCCGGGACGCTGGAGCTGGATCCGGGGATGCGGTGGACCGGGCTGGAGATCCTGGGGACGGGCGGCGGGTCCGCGTTCCACTCCGCCGGGACGGTGGAGTTCCGGGCGTCGTACCGGGGCGGGTCCCTGCACGAGCGGAGCAGTTTCGAGCGGGTCGACGGGGCGTGGGTCTACGTCGACGGGGAGTTCCCGGCCTAG
- a CDS encoding FadR/GntR family transcriptional regulator, with translation MSTPGRGLHGHVLDTLGPEITAGEYPPGSVLRTDELAQRFDVSRSVMREAVRVLESMYLVESRRRVGVTVRPKSEWNVYDPQVIRWRLAGADRPGQLRSLTVLRSAIEPVAAGLAARHATSEQCAELTECALGMVAHSRGHKLEGYLLHDVAFHRVILAASGNEMFARLGDVVAEVLTGRTQHDVMFEDPDPAAVTLHVQVAEAVRAGDAARAERLTREITVGALQELDILAP, from the coding sequence ATGAGCACACCGGGCCGGGGCCTGCACGGCCATGTACTGGACACCCTCGGCCCCGAGATCACGGCGGGGGAGTACCCGCCGGGCAGCGTCCTGCGCACCGACGAGCTCGCCCAGCGTTTCGACGTGTCGCGCTCCGTGATGCGCGAGGCGGTCCGTGTCCTGGAGTCCATGTACCTGGTCGAATCCCGCCGCCGCGTCGGCGTGACGGTCCGTCCGAAGTCCGAGTGGAACGTCTACGACCCACAGGTCATCCGCTGGCGCCTGGCCGGCGCCGACCGCCCCGGGCAACTGCGGTCCCTCACGGTGCTGCGCTCGGCGATCGAACCCGTCGCGGCGGGCCTCGCCGCCCGGCATGCCACATCCGAGCAGTGCGCAGAGCTCACCGAGTGCGCCCTCGGCATGGTCGCCCACTCACGCGGTCACAAACTGGAGGGGTACCTCCTCCACGACGTGGCCTTCCACCGCGTCATCCTGGCCGCCTCCGGCAACGAGATGTTCGCCCGCCTCGGCGACGTCGTCGCGGAGGTCCTGACCGGCCGCACGCAGCACGACGTGATGTTCGAGGACCCCGACCCGGCCGCCGTCACCCTGCACGTCCAGGTCGCCGAGGCGGTCCGCGCGGGCGATGCCGCCCGGGCGGAGCGGCTGACCCGCGAGATCACGGTCGGCGCCCTCCAGGAACTCGACATCCTGGCGCCGTAG
- a CDS encoding gluconokinase, protein MNTPHVVVVMGVAGTGKTTIGPLLAARLGVPYAEGDDFHPPANIAKMSAGTPLTDEDRLPWLDAIGAWAQGRARLGGVVSCSALKRSYRDRLRAAAPGVVFVHLTGDRALIEDRMSHRQGHFMPTALLDSQFATLQPLAADEAGVGVDVAGGPEEITERAAHALRELPEPVQ, encoded by the coding sequence ATGAACACCCCCCACGTCGTCGTGGTCATGGGCGTAGCGGGCACCGGCAAGACCACCATCGGTCCCCTGCTCGCGGCCCGGCTCGGCGTTCCGTACGCCGAGGGCGACGACTTCCACCCGCCGGCCAACATCGCCAAGATGTCGGCCGGTACCCCGCTCACCGACGAGGACCGCCTGCCCTGGCTCGACGCCATCGGCGCGTGGGCGCAGGGGCGGGCCCGGCTCGGCGGGGTGGTCAGCTGCTCGGCACTGAAGCGGTCGTACCGCGACCGGCTGCGGGCCGCCGCGCCCGGCGTGGTCTTCGTGCATCTCACGGGTGACCGCGCGCTGATCGAGGACCGGATGTCGCACCGGCAGGGGCACTTCATGCCCACGGCGCTGCTCGACTCCCAGTTCGCCACGCTCCAGCCCCTCGCGGCGGACGAGGCGGGGGTCGGGGTGGACGTCGCGGGCGGCCCGGAGGAGATCACCGAGCGGGCGGCACACGCCCTGCGGGAACTCCCCGAGCCCGTCCAGTAG